The proteins below come from a single Geobacillus thermoleovorans genomic window:
- the hflX gene encoding GTPase HflX: MSREQAILVGCQLAGVDDERFRYSMEELASLVATANGEVVAEVTQKREAPHPATYIGKGKTEELAAIVKQLEPDVVIFNSELSPSQARNLTKMLGEVKVIDRTQLILDIFARRARSKEGKLQVELAQLEYMLPRLSGQGEALSRLGGGIGTRGPGETKLETDRRHIRRRIDDIKAELVRIAEHRGRYRERRQKNQAFQVALVGYTNAGKSTIFNRLTAADSLEENLLFATLDPLTRKCVLPCGYTVLVTDTVGFIQDLPTTLVAAFRSTLEEVTEADLLLHVVDSSHPDYVAHERTVSRLLAELGASSIPMVTVYNKSDQKASEFIPTTTASIMISALSAADIDRLRYFLEEAVKQQMARYDVSIPSGEGKLLARLKSDTILHEWHYNEQGGTYDCQGYVLPTHPLYGELQSFQR, from the coding sequence ATGAGCCGTGAACAAGCGATCCTTGTCGGCTGCCAGCTCGCTGGTGTCGATGATGAACGGTTTCGCTATTCGATGGAGGAGCTCGCTTCGCTCGTTGCGACGGCGAACGGCGAGGTTGTGGCAGAGGTGACGCAAAAACGTGAAGCGCCGCACCCGGCGACGTATATCGGCAAAGGGAAAACGGAAGAGCTCGCCGCCATAGTCAAGCAGCTGGAACCGGACGTGGTTATTTTCAACAGCGAGCTCTCTCCAAGCCAAGCGCGCAATTTGACGAAAATGCTTGGCGAGGTGAAAGTGATTGACCGGACGCAGCTCATTTTAGACATTTTTGCAAGACGCGCCCGCTCAAAAGAAGGAAAGCTGCAAGTCGAGCTCGCCCAGCTGGAGTATATGTTGCCGCGCCTTAGCGGTCAAGGAGAGGCGCTATCCCGCTTGGGCGGCGGCATCGGCACGCGCGGCCCGGGGGAGACGAAGCTCGAGACCGACCGCCGCCATATTCGCCGCCGCATTGACGACATTAAAGCTGAGCTTGTGCGCATTGCTGAGCATCGAGGGCGGTACCGCGAGCGCCGGCAAAAAAACCAAGCGTTTCAAGTGGCGCTCGTCGGCTATACAAACGCCGGCAAATCAACGATTTTCAATCGGCTGACCGCCGCCGATTCGTTGGAAGAAAACTTGTTGTTTGCCACGCTCGACCCGTTGACGCGCAAATGTGTCTTGCCATGCGGCTACACGGTGCTTGTCACCGATACGGTCGGGTTCATTCAAGACTTGCCGACGACACTTGTCGCCGCGTTCCGCTCGACGCTCGAGGAAGTGACGGAAGCCGATCTATTGCTTCACGTCGTCGATTCGTCTCATCCGGATTACGTTGCGCACGAGCGAACGGTGTCGCGGCTGCTCGCTGAATTAGGGGCTTCTTCCATTCCGATGGTCACGGTGTACAATAAAAGCGATCAAAAAGCGTCGGAATTCATTCCGACAACGACTGCTTCCATCATGATCAGCGCGCTTTCCGCCGCCGACATTGACCGGCTCCGCTATTTTCTTGAAGAGGCGGTGAAACAGCAAATGGCCCGTTACGACGTGTCGATCCCAAGCGGTGAAGGAAAATTGCTCGCTCGGTTAAAATCGGACACCATTTTGCACGAATGGCATTATAATGAACAGGGAGGCACGTACGACTGCCAAGGGTACGTGCTGCCGACGCACCCCTTGTATGGGGAGCTGCAATCATTCCAACGGTAG
- a CDS encoding methionine gamma-lyase family protein → MFWTQWRHGETIALLIEEIEAQIAPIHRRIDELVDVNQYRVLESFRRHQVSDAHFIPSTGYGYDDAGRDTLDRIFADVFGAEAGLVRPQIISGTHAIAIALFGVLRPGDELLYITGAPYDTLEEIVGVRGRGVGSLKEFGIRYRSVPLTAEGMVDFPAVREAIHERTKMIGIQRSRGYADRPSFTVEEIGDMIAFVKSIKPDVVVFVDNCYGEFVEEKEPCHVGADLMAGSLIKNPGGGLAKTGGYIVGKREYVEACAYRMTSPGIGAEVGPSLYSLPDMYQGFFLAPHTVGQALKGAVFTAAMLERIGLKTSPSWKAKRTDLVQSVRFDDPEQMVAFCQAIQASSPVNAHFTPYPSDMPGYEDKVIMAAGTFVQGASIELTADGPLRPPYVAYVQGGLTYSHVKIAVCSAIQRLLEQRLICL, encoded by the coding sequence ATGTTTTGGACACAATGGAGACACGGAGAAACCATCGCTCTTCTCATCGAGGAAATCGAAGCACAAATCGCGCCGATTCACCGCCGCATCGATGAACTGGTCGACGTCAACCAATACCGCGTGCTTGAGAGCTTCCGTCGCCATCAAGTGAGCGACGCCCACTTCATTCCGTCAACCGGTTATGGGTATGACGATGCGGGCCGCGATACGCTCGATCGCATTTTCGCTGATGTGTTTGGAGCGGAAGCGGGACTTGTGCGCCCGCAAATCATTTCCGGCACGCATGCGATTGCGATCGCGCTGTTTGGCGTGTTGCGCCCGGGCGATGAGTTGCTTTACATCACGGGCGCTCCGTACGATACGCTTGAGGAAATCGTCGGCGTCCGCGGCCGCGGCGTCGGCTCGCTGAAAGAGTTTGGCATTCGTTATCGCAGCGTGCCGCTCACAGCGGAAGGGATGGTCGATTTTCCGGCCGTTCGCGAAGCGATCCATGAGCGGACGAAAATGATCGGCATTCAACGTTCGCGCGGCTATGCGGACCGGCCGTCGTTTACTGTCGAAGAGATCGGCGACATGATTGCATTCGTCAAGTCGATCAAACCGGATGTCGTCGTGTTTGTCGACAATTGCTACGGAGAATTCGTCGAGGAGAAAGAGCCATGCCATGTCGGCGCCGATTTGATGGCCGGCTCGCTCATTAAAAACCCGGGAGGGGGCTTGGCGAAAACGGGCGGCTACATTGTCGGCAAGCGGGAATATGTGGAGGCGTGCGCCTATCGGATGACCTCGCCGGGCATTGGAGCGGAAGTCGGTCCGTCGCTTTACAGCTTGCCGGATATGTATCAAGGCTTTTTCCTTGCGCCGCACACCGTGGGTCAGGCGCTCAAGGGGGCGGTTTTTACGGCGGCGATGCTCGAGCGGATCGGACTAAAAACCTCGCCATCGTGGAAGGCGAAGCGCACGGATTTGGTTCAGTCCGTCCGTTTTGACGATCCGGAACAAATGGTGGCGTTTTGCCAAGCGATTCAGGCTTCCTCCCCGGTCAACGCTCATTTCACTCCGTATCCGAGCGACATGCCCGGCTATGAAGACAAAGTGATCATGGCCGCCGGCACGTTCGTCCAAGGGGCAAGCATTGAGTTGACGGCCGACGGGCCGTTGCGCCCCCCATATGTCGCGTATGTGCAAGGCGGATTGACGTATTCGCATGTGAAAATCGCCGTCTGTTCCGCCATTCAGCGTTTGCTTGAACAGCGGTTGATTTGTTTGTGA
- a CDS encoding MerR family transcriptional regulator has protein sequence MSSQIRRSMPLFPIGIVMQLTDLSARQIRYYEEHGLVSPARTEGNRRLFSLNDIDRLLEIKDLIDQGVNLAGIKQIFAAREEGRHQQAEKVEKVGKPKLSDEELREILRNELLQAGRFQRASLRQGDLARFFH, from the coding sequence ATGAGCAGCCAAATTCGTCGTTCCATGCCATTGTTTCCGATTGGGATTGTGATGCAGCTGACCGACTTGTCGGCTCGGCAAATCCGCTATTATGAAGAGCACGGCCTCGTTTCGCCAGCGCGCACTGAAGGCAACCGGAGGCTGTTTTCGCTCAATGACATTGACCGCTTGCTGGAAATTAAAGATTTGATCGACCAAGGCGTCAACTTGGCGGGCATTAAGCAAATTTTTGCCGCGCGGGAGGAAGGACGCCACCAGCAGGCGGAGAAAGTCGAAAAAGTAGGAAAACCGAAGCTGTCGGACGAAGAACTGCGCGAAATTTTGCGGAATGAATTGCTGCAGGCCGGGCGGTTCCAGCGCGCATCGCTTCGCCAAGGAGATCTCGCTCGCTTCTTTCATTAA
- the glnA gene encoding type I glutamate--ammonia ligase, which yields MAKYTRDDILHIVKEENVKYIRLQFTDILGTIKNVEIPISQLEKALNNKIMFDGSSIEGFVRIEESDMYLYPDLDTFVIFPWTSEKGKVARFICDIYNPDGTPFEGCPRYNLKRMLKEMEALGFNAFNLGAEPEFFLFKLDEKGHPTMELNDRGGYFDLAPTDLGENCRRDIVLELEEMGFEIEASHHEVAPGQHEIDFKYADAVKACDDIQTFKLVVKTIARKHGLHATFMPKPIFGINGSGMHCNLSLFRNGENAFFDPNGDLQLSDTARQFIAGVLKHAPNFTAVTNPTVNSYKRLVPGYEAPCYVAWSARNRSPLIRIPASRGMSTRIEVRSVDPSANPYLAMAVLLAAGLDGIRNKLTPPAPVDRNIYVMTKEERLEEGIVDLPATLHEALENLKSDEVMIHALGKHLFEHFVEAKEIEWDMYRTTVHQWELDQYMELY from the coding sequence ATGGCAAAATATACGCGTGACGACATTCTACACATCGTCAAAGAGGAAAATGTCAAGTACATCCGCCTGCAATTCACCGATATTTTGGGCACGATCAAAAACGTCGAAATTCCGATCAGCCAGCTGGAGAAAGCGCTTAACAACAAAATTATGTTTGACGGGTCGTCGATCGAAGGATTTGTCCGCATCGAAGAGTCGGATATGTATTTGTATCCGGACTTGGATACGTTCGTCATTTTCCCGTGGACTTCAGAAAAAGGAAAAGTCGCCCGCTTTATCTGCGACATTTACAACCCGGACGGCACGCCGTTTGAAGGCTGTCCGCGCTATAACTTGAAGCGGATGCTGAAAGAGATGGAGGCGCTTGGCTTCAACGCCTTTAACTTAGGAGCTGAGCCTGAATTCTTCCTTTTCAAGCTGGACGAAAAAGGACACCCGACGATGGAGCTGAACGATCGCGGCGGCTATTTCGATTTGGCGCCGACCGATCTTGGGGAAAACTGCCGGCGCGACATTGTGCTCGAGCTTGAGGAAATGGGGTTTGAAATCGAAGCGTCCCATCATGAAGTCGCCCCGGGCCAGCATGAGATCGATTTTAAATACGCTGATGCCGTAAAAGCGTGCGACGACATTCAAACGTTTAAGCTCGTCGTCAAAACGATCGCCCGCAAACACGGATTGCATGCGACCTTTATGCCGAAGCCGATTTTTGGGATTAACGGTTCAGGAATGCATTGCAACCTGTCGCTGTTCCGCAACGGTGAAAACGCCTTTTTCGATCCGAACGGCGACTTGCAGTTGAGCGATACGGCGCGGCAGTTTATCGCCGGTGTGCTGAAGCATGCGCCGAACTTTACGGCGGTGACGAACCCGACCGTCAACTCGTACAAGCGGCTTGTTCCAGGCTATGAAGCGCCGTGCTACGTCGCTTGGTCGGCGCGCAACCGCAGCCCGCTCATCCGCATTCCAGCTTCGCGCGGCATGAGCACGCGCATTGAGGTGCGCAGCGTCGACCCGTCGGCCAACCCATACTTGGCCATGGCGGTGCTTTTAGCCGCTGGGCTTGACGGCATTCGCAACAAGCTCACTCCTCCGGCGCCAGTGGATCGAAACATTTACGTCATGACGAAAGAAGAACGGCTCGAAGAAGGCATTGTCGATTTGCCGGCAACGCTGCATGAAGCGTTGGAAAACTTGAAGTCCGATGAAGTGATGATTCACGCGCTCGGCAAACATTTATTCGAGCATTTCGTCGAAGCGAAAGAAATTGAGTGGGATATGTATCGGACAACGGTTCATCAATGGGAATTGGACCAATATATGGAACTCTACTGA
- the lexA gene encoding transcriptional repressor LexA, with protein sequence MTKLSKRQQQILEFIKQEVKTKGYPPSVREIGEAVGLASSSTVHGHLARLESKGYIRRDPTKPRAIEILDNDMAKEREKEEIISVPIIGKVTAGQPITAVENIEGYFPLPKRLAAGEEQLFMLEVMGDSMIEAGILDGDYVIVRQQSSANNGDIVVAMTEDNEATVKRFFKEKDHIRLQPENAHLEPIIVRDCTILGKVIGVYRLFD encoded by the coding sequence ATGACGAAACTGTCAAAACGACAACAGCAAATTTTAGAGTTTATTAAACAGGAAGTAAAAACAAAAGGCTATCCTCCGTCGGTGCGGGAAATTGGGGAAGCGGTTGGACTGGCGTCAAGTTCGACGGTCCACGGGCATCTCGCGCGCCTAGAAAGCAAAGGGTACATCCGCCGCGACCCGACAAAGCCGCGCGCCATTGAAATTTTGGACAACGATATGGCCAAGGAGAGAGAAAAAGAGGAGATCATCTCGGTGCCGATCATCGGCAAGGTGACGGCCGGCCAACCGATTACAGCGGTGGAAAACATCGAAGGCTACTTTCCGCTGCCGAAGCGGCTCGCCGCCGGCGAGGAGCAGCTGTTTATGCTTGAAGTGATGGGCGACAGCATGATCGAAGCCGGCATTCTCGACGGCGACTACGTCATCGTCCGCCAGCAGTCATCGGCCAACAACGGCGACATCGTCGTCGCCATGACGGAAGACAACGAGGCGACGGTGAAGCGGTTTTTCAAGGAAAAAGACCACATCCGCCTGCAGCCGGAAAACGCCCATCTTGAGCCGATCATCGTCCGCGACTGCACGATTCTCGGCAAAGTGATCGGCGTCTATCGCCTGTTCGACTGA
- the yneA gene encoding cell division suppressor protein YneA — MRKTLLHYVLFSFLFALVLAGFVYASSPVDKKEYVTITVAPGDTLWGLAKQYEQEHHMPPDEFIRWVVDVNHLPSPRLAAGEQIVIPVLKSKQGGSVAVNQ, encoded by the coding sequence ATGAGGAAAACGTTGCTGCACTATGTTTTGTTTTCATTTTTGTTTGCGCTCGTGTTGGCAGGGTTCGTTTACGCCAGCAGCCCGGTCGATAAAAAAGAATACGTGACGATCACGGTTGCTCCCGGCGATACGCTTTGGGGGCTGGCAAAACAGTACGAACAGGAACACCATATGCCGCCTGATGAGTTCATCCGCTGGGTCGTCGATGTCAACCATTTGCCGAGCCCGCGTCTTGCCGCCGGTGAACAAATTGTCATTCCTGTGTTAAAATCAAAGCAGGGCGGCTCGGTGGCCGTCAATCAGTGA
- a CDS encoding YneB family resolvase-like protein, with amino-acid sequence MRAVIYCRVSTDKAEQETSLARQRDELEQLAAECGFEVVKVIAEQASGYEADRDGVLELLSLCEEGEVDVLLIQDETRLGRGHARMAVLHCLKKQGVKIYSASHRGEMPLSEADEMVLSIIAIVEEYQRKIHNAKIKRGMQRAIASGYRPERNLRRRGENAGRDRIDLPVEEIVRLRERGLTFADIAATMRSFGYEASKATVHRRYQEYMDEQQRRR; translated from the coding sequence ATGAGGGCGGTCATTTACTGCCGCGTCAGCACGGACAAAGCTGAACAGGAAACGTCGCTCGCGAGGCAACGAGATGAGCTCGAGCAGCTGGCGGCCGAGTGTGGATTTGAAGTCGTGAAAGTGATCGCCGAGCAGGCGAGCGGTTATGAAGCCGACCGCGACGGCGTGTTGGAGCTGCTTTCGCTTTGCGAGGAAGGCGAGGTCGATGTGCTGCTCATTCAAGATGAAACGCGGCTTGGGCGCGGCCATGCGCGCATGGCGGTGCTGCATTGCTTGAAAAAGCAAGGGGTGAAAATATACAGCGCCAGCCACCGCGGGGAGATGCCGCTGTCGGAGGCCGATGAGATGGTGTTATCCATCATCGCGATTGTCGAGGAGTACCAAAGAAAAATACATAACGCCAAAATTAAGCGTGGCATGCAGCGAGCCATCGCCAGCGGCTACCGACCGGAGCGGAACCTAAGGCGCCGGGGCGAAAACGCCGGGCGCGATCGAATTGATCTGCCGGTTGAGGAGATCGTCCGCTTGCGCGAGCGCGGACTGACGTTTGCCGATATCGCCGCGACGATGCGAAGCTTCGGTTACGAGGCGTCCAAGGCGACCGTCCATCGGCGTTACCAGGAATATATGGACGAGCAACAAAGGCGGCGTTGA
- a CDS encoding DUF896 domain-containing protein, with protein sequence MLAKHKLARINELAKKAKTAGLSAEEAFEQAKLRREYIQAFRKAMTDMLHTVTVIDPNGNDVTPKKLKESQRRRFH encoded by the coding sequence ATGCTTGCCAAACATAAATTAGCCCGCATCAATGAACTGGCGAAAAAAGCGAAAACGGCCGGCTTGTCGGCCGAAGAGGCCTTCGAGCAAGCGAAGCTGCGCCGTGAGTACATTCAAGCGTTCCGCAAGGCGATGACCGATATGCTCCATACAGTGACCGTCATTGACCCGAACGGCAACGACGTGACGCCGAAAAAATTAAAGGAAAGCCAGCGGCGGCGCTTCCATTAA
- the tkt gene encoding transketolase: MAHSIEELAITTIRTLSIDAIEKAKSGHPGMPMGAAPMAYTLWTKFMNHNPANPNWFNRDRFVLSAGHGSMLLYSLLHLSGYDVSMDDLKQFRQWGSKTPGHPEYGHTPGVEATTGPLGQGIAMAVGMAMAERHLAATYNRDGFEIINHYTYAICGDGDLMEGVASEAASLAGHLKLGRLIVLYDSNDISLDGELNLSFSENVAQRFQAYGWQYLRVEDGNNIEEIAKALEEARADLSRPTLIEVKTTIGYGAPNKAGTSGVHGAPLGAQEAKLTKEAYRWTFAEDFYVPEEVYAHFRATVQEPGAKKEAEWNEQLAAYEQAHPELAAQLKRAIEGKLPDGWEASLPVYEAGKSLATRSSSGDVINAIAKAVPQLFGGSADLASSNKTLIKGGGNFLPDSYEGRNIWFGVREFAMGAALNGMALHGGLKVFGGTFFVFSDYLRPAIRLAALMGLPVIYVLTHDSIAVGEDGPTHEPIEHLASLRAMPNLSVIRPADANETAAAWRLALESTDKPTALVLTRQDVPTLAATAELAYEGVKKGAYVVSPAKNGAPEALLLATGSEVGLAVKAQEALAAEGIHVSVISMPSWDRFEAQPKSYRDEVLPPAVTKRLAIEMGASLGWERYVGAEGDILAIDRFGASAPGEKIMAEYGFTVDNVVRRTKALLGK, translated from the coding sequence ATGGCGCATTCAATCGAGGAGTTGGCGATTACGACGATTCGAACGCTGTCGATTGACGCGATCGAAAAAGCGAAATCCGGGCACCCGGGCATGCCGATGGGCGCGGCGCCGATGGCGTACACGCTTTGGACGAAATTTATGAATCATAACCCGGCGAATCCAAACTGGTTCAACCGCGACCGGTTTGTCTTGTCAGCCGGGCACGGGTCGATGTTATTGTACAGCTTGCTTCATTTAAGCGGCTACGACGTATCGATGGATGATTTGAAACAATTCCGTCAATGGGGAAGCAAAACGCCGGGCCATCCGGAATACGGCCATACGCCGGGCGTGGAAGCGACGACGGGACCGCTTGGCCAAGGGATCGCGATGGCGGTCGGCATGGCGATGGCGGAGCGGCATTTGGCCGCTACATACAACCGCGACGGGTTTGAGATTATCAATCATTATACGTACGCCATTTGCGGCGATGGCGATTTGATGGAAGGAGTGGCGAGCGAAGCGGCGTCACTCGCCGGCCACTTGAAGCTCGGCCGTCTGATCGTCCTGTATGACTCGAACGACATTTCGCTGGACGGGGAGCTCAACCTGTCGTTCTCGGAAAACGTCGCCCAACGTTTCCAAGCGTACGGTTGGCAATATTTGCGCGTTGAGGACGGCAACAATATTGAAGAAATCGCCAAAGCGCTCGAGGAGGCGCGGGCGGACCTCAGCCGGCCGACGCTCATTGAAGTCAAAACGACGATTGGCTACGGCGCGCCAAATAAAGCGGGCACGTCCGGCGTCCACGGCGCTCCGCTCGGCGCCCAAGAGGCGAAGCTGACGAAAGAGGCGTATCGTTGGACATTTGCGGAAGATTTTTACGTGCCAGAAGAAGTGTACGCCCACTTCCGTGCGACGGTGCAAGAGCCGGGAGCGAAAAAAGAGGCGGAATGGAATGAGCAGCTCGCCGCCTATGAACAGGCCCATCCGGAACTGGCCGCCCAATTGAAGCGAGCGATCGAAGGCAAACTGCCAGATGGATGGGAAGCTTCTTTGCCGGTATACGAAGCAGGCAAAAGCCTGGCGACCCGCTCATCGTCCGGGGACGTGATCAACGCCATCGCCAAAGCGGTGCCGCAATTGTTTGGCGGTTCGGCGGACTTGGCAAGCTCGAATAAAACGCTCATCAAAGGCGGCGGCAACTTCTTGCCGGACAGCTACGAAGGGCGCAACATTTGGTTTGGCGTGCGCGAGTTTGCCATGGGGGCGGCGCTGAACGGCATGGCGCTTCACGGCGGGTTGAAAGTGTTCGGAGGCACGTTCTTCGTGTTCTCTGACTATTTGCGTCCGGCGATCCGCTTGGCGGCGCTGATGGGCTTGCCGGTCATCTACGTCTTGACGCACGACAGCATCGCCGTCGGCGAAGACGGGCCGACGCACGAGCCGATCGAACATCTCGCTTCGCTTCGGGCGATGCCGAACTTGTCGGTCATCCGTCCGGCTGACGCAAACGAAACGGCGGCAGCATGGCGGCTGGCGCTCGAATCGACGGACAAGCCGACTGCGCTCGTCTTGACGCGTCAAGATGTGCCGACGTTGGCGGCAACAGCTGAGTTGGCGTATGAAGGCGTGAAAAAAGGTGCGTACGTCGTTTCACCGGCGAAAAACGGCGCTCCGGAGGCGCTGTTGTTGGCGACTGGCTCGGAAGTCGGTCTGGCCGTCAAAGCGCAAGAAGCGCTCGCCGCTGAGGGCATCCATGTCTCCGTCATCAGCATGCCATCGTGGGACCGCTTCGAAGCGCAGCCAAAATCGTACCGCGATGAAGTGCTTCCGCCGGCCGTGACGAAGCGGCTCGCCATTGAAATGGGCGCGTCGCTCGGTTGGGAGCGCTACGTCGGCGCCGAGGGCGACATTTTGGCCATCGACCGATTCGGTGCTTCCGCTCCGGGAGAGAAAATCATGGCCGAGTATGGCTTTACGGTTGACAACGTCGTCCGCCGCACAAAAGCGCTGCTCGGCAAGTAA
- the sirA gene encoding sporulation inhibitor of replication protein SirA, giving the protein MVRYWIYLLNDDVASHYRHRAEKIVELLREHQYAKAPLKAICRKQVEFITERLSFSRLELGLKQYFAGRVGKNLERNMFVLQNDAGEEALLVVQKRRLLLVADSAPLAADIGRALARLSPTFLAVDADFVDYYWLSAPRQGRKFA; this is encoded by the coding sequence ATGGTCCGCTATTGGATTTATTTGTTGAATGACGATGTGGCGTCGCATTACCGCCATCGGGCAGAAAAAATTGTCGAACTGCTTCGTGAGCATCAATACGCGAAAGCGCCGCTGAAGGCGATTTGCCGCAAGCAAGTCGAATTTATCACCGAACGGCTGTCATTTTCGCGCCTGGAACTTGGCTTAAAGCAATATTTTGCCGGCCGCGTCGGCAAAAATTTGGAGCGCAATATGTTTGTTTTGCAAAACGACGCCGGCGAGGAAGCGTTGCTTGTCGTGCAAAAGCGCCGCTTGCTTCTTGTCGCTGACAGCGCGCCGCTTGCCGCGGACATCGGGCGGGCGCTCGCTCGGCTTTCGCCGACGTTTTTGGCGGTCGACGCCGATTTTGTCGATTACTACTGGCTGTCTGCGCCTCGGCAAGGAAGAAAATTTGCGTAA
- a CDS encoding YneF family protein — protein sequence MWGTILVGVLALIAGVAIGFFVARKTMINYLKKNPPINEQMIRMMMMQMGMTPSQKKINQMMKMMNNQLK from the coding sequence ATGTGGGGTACGATTCTCGTTGGCGTGCTGGCGCTCATCGCCGGGGTGGCGATCGGATTTTTCGTCGCCCGCAAAACGATGATCAATTATTTGAAGAAAAACCCGCCGATCAATGAACAAATGATTCGCATGATGATGATGCAAATGGGCATGACTCCGTCGCAGAAGAAAATCAATCAGATGATGAAAATGATGAACAATCAACTGAAATAA
- a CDS encoding ABC transporter transmembrane domain-containing protein, whose amino-acid sequence MRVFRDLFWFFRQEKKAYITGIFVLVIVAFLETVPPKVIGLLVDHVKNGTMTKEVLIRWIAVLAAVAAALYGLRYAWRIFIFGSAVKLARQLRNELYQHFTNMSPSFYQRKRIGDLMAHATNDLQAIQQTAGSGILTLVDSVTLGGFVLATMAFSISWKLTLISLLPMPVMAAATSRYGTMLHRRFLTAQAAFSSLNDKVQESVNGIRVIKAFGYEEHDVEAFRRQSEDVVAKNVAVAKIDALFDPTIGLLVGLSFFLAVAFGSQMVLAGELTIGELVSFTTYLGLLIWPMLAFGWLFNIVERGRASYDRVRALLAEQDEINERPDALHIAPQGDIEYDVRQFAYPGEAKPALRGIRFQLKRGATLGVVGKTGAGKTTLLRLLLREFDGYDGEIRFGGRDIRDYTLFALRSAIGYVPQDHFLFSASIRDNIAFAKPEAGEDEVVRAARLADIHDDILQFPDGYETVIGERGVSLSGGQKQRLSIARALLIDPEVLIFDDALSAVDAKTEARILAALKQERRGKTTIIAAHRLSAVEHADWILVLDGGRIVQAGTHEQLMAEGGWYRDMHRRQQLEALAE is encoded by the coding sequence ATGCGCGTGTTTCGCGATTTGTTTTGGTTTTTCCGTCAAGAAAAGAAGGCGTATATCACCGGCATTTTCGTGCTTGTCATCGTGGCGTTTTTGGAGACAGTCCCGCCGAAAGTGATCGGCTTGTTGGTCGATCATGTGAAAAACGGCACGATGACAAAAGAAGTGCTCATCCGCTGGATCGCCGTCCTCGCCGCCGTTGCGGCGGCGCTTTACGGGCTCCGCTACGCTTGGCGCATTTTCATTTTCGGTTCGGCGGTCAAGCTTGCCCGCCAGCTGCGCAACGAGCTGTATCAGCATTTTACGAACATGTCGCCGTCGTTTTACCAGCGGAAGCGGATCGGCGATTTAATGGCCCATGCGACCAACGATTTGCAAGCGATTCAGCAGACGGCCGGAAGCGGCATTTTGACGCTTGTTGACTCGGTGACGCTTGGCGGGTTTGTGTTGGCAACGATGGCGTTTTCGATCAGCTGGAAGCTGACGCTCATCAGCCTATTGCCGATGCCCGTGATGGCGGCGGCGACGAGCCGCTATGGGACGATGCTCCATCGTCGGTTTTTAACGGCGCAAGCGGCGTTTTCGTCGCTGAACGACAAGGTGCAGGAAAGCGTCAACGGCATCCGCGTCATCAAGGCGTTCGGCTATGAGGAACACGATGTCGAGGCGTTTCGCCGTCAATCGGAAGACGTCGTGGCGAAAAACGTTGCCGTCGCCAAAATTGACGCCTTGTTTGATCCGACGATCGGGCTGCTTGTTGGGCTGTCATTTTTTCTCGCTGTGGCGTTTGGCAGCCAAATGGTTTTGGCGGGCGAATTGACGATCGGCGAGCTTGTGTCGTTTACGACCTACCTTGGCCTGCTTATTTGGCCGATGTTGGCGTTCGGCTGGCTGTTTAACATTGTTGAGCGAGGGCGTGCTTCGTACGACCGGGTGCGGGCGCTGTTGGCTGAACAAGATGAAATCAACGAACGTCCGGATGCCCTTCACATCGCTCCGCAAGGCGACATTGAGTATGATGTTCGTCAATTTGCCTATCCGGGCGAGGCGAAGCCGGCGCTTCGGGGCATTCGTTTTCAGCTCAAGCGTGGGGCGACGCTTGGCGTCGTCGGCAAAACGGGGGCGGGAAAAACGACGTTGCTTCGCCTGCTGCTGCGCGAGTTTGACGGCTATGACGGCGAGATTCGCTTCGGCGGCCGCGACATCCGCGATTATACGCTTTTCGCGCTCCGTTCGGCGATCGGCTACGTGCCGCAAGACCATTTCTTGTTTTCTGCCTCCATCCGCGACAACATCGCCTTTGCCAAGCCGGAAGCCGGAGAGGACGAGGTCGTACGGGCGGCGCGGCTGGCCGACATTCATGATGACATTTTGCAGTTTCCCGACGGGTATGAGACGGTCATCGGAGAGCGCGGCGTTTCCCTATCCGGTGGGCAAAAACAGCGGCTGTCAATCGCCCGGGCGCTTCTCATTGACCCGGAAGTGCTCATTTTTGATGACGCGTTGTCGGCCGTGGATGCGAAGACCGAGGCGCGGATTTTAGCGGCGCTCAAACAGGAGCGGCGCGGAAAAACGACGATCATCGCCGCTCACCGTTTAAGCGCGGTTGAGCATGCCGATTGGATTCTCGTCCTTGACGGGGGGCGAATTGTGCAGGCCGGAACGCACGAGCAGCTGATGGCAGAAGGCGGCTGGTATCGTGACATGCACCGACGCCAGCAGCTTGAGGCGCTTGCGGAGTAA